A genomic segment from Thermococcus sp. encodes:
- a CDS encoding lysylphosphatidylglycerol synthase domain-containing protein → MKRRKLWTLLVTALITAYLVHKVYSEASKVNLSVSSLLSPYFLTAVATGFIGYMLYTILWYIYVHHASRVSFRRTLLATLSGTYLGFSLNTAVGVLVKVKLLGTDYWYTMGVGLLAIATEFLSGLLLIAIIGKNVTALILALVLFIAIVFDKTTYYFIYSLLRPINRLKTLEEMYSGWHRARGNTKTVLLAITAGILLALTNSATLYLTARTFGIHERYISFLEAILYSNFLGGILGTPGGIGANELGITLAIGDSPTAIVVAFLYKFITQYAYALVGAIAFYRLVTE, encoded by the coding sequence GTGAAAAGGAGAAAGCTCTGGACTCTCCTCGTTACGGCCCTCATAACGGCATACTTAGTGCATAAAGTCTATTCGGAAGCATCTAAAGTAAATCTGAGTGTTTCTTCTCTGCTATCTCCGTACTTCCTGACGGCCGTAGCCACTGGTTTTATAGGGTACATGCTCTACACAATCCTCTGGTATATCTATGTCCACCATGCCTCGAGAGTCTCGTTTAGAAGGACTCTTCTGGCAACGCTCTCGGGAACTTATTTGGGGTTCTCACTCAACACTGCAGTGGGCGTTCTGGTGAAAGTCAAGTTACTTGGAACCGACTACTGGTACACTATGGGGGTTGGATTGCTGGCCATAGCCACTGAGTTTTTGTCGGGGCTTCTCCTTATTGCTATCATTGGGAAGAACGTTACCGCCCTAATCCTTGCTCTCGTTCTTTTTATTGCAATAGTGTTTGACAAAACGACGTACTATTTCATATACTCCCTTCTCAGACCAATTAACCGGCTGAAAACTCTTGAGGAGATGTACTCTGGATGGCACCGTGCCCGGGGGAATACGAAGACCGTTCTTCTGGCCATCACCGCTGGAATCCTGCTCGCGCTGACTAACTCAGCTACCCTTTACCTAACGGCCAGAACCTTTGGGATTCATGAGAGATATATCAGCTTCCTTGAGGCGATTCTATACTCAAACTTCCTAGGGGGTATCCTTGGAACCCCAGGCGGAATAGGGGCAAACGAGCTTGGTATTACACTCGCGATAGGGGACAGTCCAACGGCGATAGTCGTTGCGTTTCTCTACAAGTTCATAACCCAGTACGCCTACGCCCTCGTAGGTGCAATCGCCTTCTACCGCCTGGTGACCGAGTAA
- a CDS encoding C2H2-type zinc finger protein, translating to MAVLKAIKIKDRDGEILFRCPRCGMVFRDAKAFTRHVNRAHGYLFRK from the coding sequence ATGGCGGTGCTGAAGGCCATAAAGATTAAGGACAGGGACGGGGAGATACTCTTCCGCTGTCCGAGGTGCGGAATGGTCTTCCGCGATGCCAAGGCCTTCACGAGGCACGTGAACAGGGCCCATGGCTATCTCTTCCGCAAGTGA
- a CDS encoding cell wall-binding repeat-containing protein produces MGKRMWFFVFALVLMSLISLVHPVHAQTESSPYDIIIVRNDNLIDYIVAIPYSKLLGVPILPVNPNELDTATLAQLQSYEQFGWYKVLVIGDYKAISQKVQEQLISLGFQVTRIGGATRVDTSVKLAEEFYPNGANTVVLASASDYGSALAAARWAMTYNNPLLLTNPDNLSKSVIEGLKKLHPRQVVLIGAGMSKNIEKELQALGYQTYWVKESITITVSSSTVPAKTNWTLVIGAVIVTLAIAIPASLYYAKKKWSANKVPIEVLTEKERIVVKAILDRGGTVKQEELPELTGYSRPTISRIIQELEKKQLVEREKVGKTFIVRLTKEIVMRE; encoded by the coding sequence ATGGGCAAACGTATGTGGTTCTTTGTCTTTGCACTGGTTCTAATGTCCCTAATCTCACTCGTTCATCCCGTTCATGCCCAAACAGAAAGCTCTCCCTACGACATTATAATCGTTAGAAACGACAACCTGATTGACTACATAGTTGCCATCCCATATTCAAAGCTCCTTGGTGTCCCTATTCTTCCCGTTAATCCCAACGAGCTCGATACGGCAACTCTTGCTCAGCTCCAGAGCTACGAGCAGTTTGGCTGGTATAAGGTACTCGTAATAGGTGACTATAAAGCCATTAGTCAGAAAGTGCAGGAGCAGTTAATCAGCCTCGGGTTCCAAGTGACCAGAATAGGTGGAGCAACAAGGGTAGACACCTCTGTTAAGCTTGCCGAGGAGTTTTACCCAAACGGTGCTAACACCGTTGTCCTTGCAAGTGCCAGTGACTACGGCTCGGCCTTAGCCGCCGCTAGGTGGGCGATGACATACAATAACCCCCTTCTTTTAACGAATCCAGATAACCTCTCGAAGTCAGTAATTGAAGGTCTAAAAAAACTTCATCCACGACAAGTCGTTCTAATCGGCGCGGGCATGTCCAAGAACATCGAGAAAGAACTCCAGGCATTAGGTTATCAGACCTACTGGGTGAAGGAGAGCATAACGATAACGGTTTCATCCTCCACGGTGCCGGCTAAGACCAATTGGACCCTCGTTATAGGTGCCGTGATAGTCACTCTCGCGATAGCAATTCCGGCTTCCCTCTACTACGCCAAGAAGAAGTGGTCGGCCAACAAGGTCCCTATTGAGGTCTTAACCGAGAAGGAGCGCATAGTGGTGAAGGCAATTCTCGACAGAGGGGGAACCGTCAAGCAGGAGGAGTTGCCTGAGTTAACCGGCTACTCAAGGCCGACGATAAGCAGAATCATCCAAGAGCTCGAGAAGAAACAGCTAGTCGAGAGGGAAAAGGTTGGAAAGACGTTCATAGTCAGGCTGACCAAGGAGATAGTTATGCGCGAGTAG
- a CDS encoding metal-dependent hydrolase has protein sequence MVKVRFLGHAAFYIEGSKRILIDPFLSGNPQAAVKPEEIEADLILVTHAHGDHIGDAIEIARRTGAKIVAMFDVANYINQQANGSVETIGMNYGPTEIDGVGIIQVPAWHSSSDGVHSIGNASGYIVKLDGKTIYHAGDTFVFLDMGLFSELYGPIDVALLPIGGHFTMGPREAAKAVELLKPKKVVPMHYNTWPPISANPEEFKKLVGDRAEVIILKPGEELEL, from the coding sequence ATGGTGAAGGTTCGCTTTTTGGGACATGCCGCTTTCTACATCGAGGGGAGCAAGAGAATCCTGATAGACCCCTTCCTCAGCGGAAACCCGCAGGCCGCTGTAAAGCCGGAGGAAATTGAGGCCGACCTTATTCTGGTCACCCACGCCCACGGCGACCACATTGGAGATGCCATAGAGATAGCCAGGAGAACTGGGGCGAAGATTGTTGCCATGTTCGACGTAGCGAACTACATCAACCAGCAGGCCAACGGTTCCGTTGAGACGATAGGCATGAACTACGGGCCAACGGAGATAGACGGCGTTGGAATCATCCAAGTTCCAGCCTGGCACTCAAGCAGTGACGGGGTTCACAGCATAGGGAACGCCTCCGGCTATATCGTCAAGCTCGACGGAAAGACCATCTACCACGCTGGGGACACCTTCGTGTTCCTCGACATGGGACTTTTCAGCGAGCTCTACGGACCGATTGACGTGGCTTTGCTTCCAATAGGCGGCCATTTCACGATGGGGCCAAGAGAAGCGGCAAAGGCAGTTGAGCTCCTCAAACCGAAGAAAGTCGTGCCGATGCACTACAACACATGGCCACCGATTTCAGCCAATCCAGAGGAGTTCAAGAAGCTCGTAGGGGACAGGGCTGAGGTTATAATCCTCAAGCCCGGCGAAGAGCTCGAGCTTTGA